From Rhineura floridana isolate rRhiFlo1 chromosome 5, rRhiFlo1.hap2, whole genome shotgun sequence, a single genomic window includes:
- the EPCIP gene encoding uncharacterized protein C21orf62 homolog codes for MKHVLIMAVLAYRHHLFLVCFLGFCMDSFVRGQKNNTVIFTKENTIRNCTCPDDISDNDCDYNLANLICNCKTVLPYTIDKSYYNNLTIWFTETSMLGMLLNFTAVYDLKLSLCGTIPLSKKYLTIWGLRRLQIKSEINGQLQQQSLTIYSSHDNEAQGKLKMPCKDRNMITHIAVLDTSLFNGFSPLKSYSVENISNITDRFPHLPYLDTFFTTNNKSCIITFIY; via the coding sequence ATGAAACATGTACTAATTATGGCAGTATTAGcctacaggcaccatctctttttgGTCTGTTTCTTAGGCTTCTGTATGGATAGCTTTGTAAGAGGCCAAAAGAACAACACTGTAATTTTCACCAAGGAAAACACAATTCGTAATTGCACATGTCCTGATGATATTAGTGATAATGACTGTGATTACAATCTGGCAAATCTGATCTGCAATTGTAAGACCGTCTTGCCCTATACTATAGACAAAAGCTACTACAATAATCTGACAATTTGGTTCACAGAAACATCCATGTTGGGAATGCTGCTAAACTTTACAGCTGTGTATGACCTGAAGCTCTCACTATGTGGCACTATTCCTCTGTCAAAAAAATATTTGACCATTTGGGGACTGCGAAGACTACAAATAAAAAGTGAGATCAACGGCCAGTTACAACAGCAGAGTTTAACAATCTACAGCAGCCATGACAATGAAGCACAAGGCAAATTAAAGATGCCCTGCAAAGACAGGAACATGATTACTCACATTGCTGTTTTAGACACATCTCTCTTCAATGGCTTCTCCCCATTGAAATCATACAGCGTGGAAAACATCTCAAACATTACAGACCGCTTTCCACATCTGCCGTATTTGGACACGTTCTTCACCACAAATAACAAAAGCTGTATTATAACATTCATTTACTGA